GGAGGATAGTCTTGGACCCCGGACACGGGGGTAAAGACTGCGGGGCTATAGGAATCAACGGGCTTAAGGAAAAGGATATCGTCCTTAAAGTCACCAGGAAGGTTAAACAGAAGATCGAGGAACGGCTGCGGTGCAGTGTTATCTTAACCCGGGACAAGGACGCATTTTTGCCGCTGGAAGAGCGCACTGCCATTGCCAATACCAGAAAAGGCGATCTCTTTGTCTCTATTCATGCCAATTCTGCGCCTAACACGGAGGCCCGGGGGATTGAGACCTACTTTTTGAATCTGGCCTCGGATGATGATGCCATGCGTGTCGCTGCCCGTGAAAATGCCACTTCTACAAAGAATATAAGCGACCTTCAGAAGATATTAAATGACCTTATGCTGAACTGTAAGATCAACGAATCATGCCGGTTGGCAGAGTACGTGCAGGACTGCCTGGTAAGCGGTCTTACCAAGCGATATGAGCAGGTTAATAACCTGGGGGTAAAACAGGCCCCCTTCTTTGTACTTATCGGCGCGCAGATGCCCTCTGTCCTGGTGGAGATCTCATTTCTCAGCCACCCCCAGGAGGCGGACCGCCTGAAGGATGAAGGATACCTTAATGACATAGCCGAACACCTGGCCGACGGGATTCAAAAGTATGTCCGGGATACAGAGACGGCCTATCTGTCTGTTCCGCCCGGTCGTACACACACGGGTCTCAGGTCTGAGGCCCCTTCAACAAAAAGGCGCTGATAAACGGGTCCAAATCACCATTTAGTACCGCATCAATGTTGCCTATCTCCAGATTTGTCCGGTGATCCTTAATCAGGCGGTAGGGTTGCAGGATGTACGATCTTATCTGATTGCCCCAGGCGATTTCTTTTTTTCCGTCATGGATTTCCTGTTTTTTCTTGTCCTGGATGGCCTTTTCCCTCTCATAAAGACGCGCCCTCAGGATTTTCATGGCCGTGGCCTTATTCTTATGCTGGGAGCGCTCATTCTGGCACTGCACCACGATACCCGTAGGGATATGGGTGATACGGACGGCCGAACTGGTCTTGTTGACATGCTGTCCGCCGGCGCCACTGGCCCGGTATGTGTCTATCCGCAAATCAGCCTCGTTTATCTCGACGGCGATGGTCTCATCCAGTTCCGGCAATACGGAAACAGAGGCAAAGGAGGTATGTCTTCTCCCGCTGGCATCAAAGGGAGATATGCGCACCAGCCGGTGCACGCCTATTTCGGCCTTCAGGTAGCCGTAGGCATAGGGTCCGGCCACGGTAAGCGTAACATTTTTCACCCCGGCCTCGTCGCCCGGCAGGATATCGATAACAGTAAGCTGGTAACCCTTGCTTTGGGTCCACATAGTGTACATCCGGAGGAGCATCTGGGTCCAGTCTTGCGCCTCAGTGCCTCCCGCCCCGGAATTAATGGACATTATGGCATTGCTGCGGTCATGTTCGCCGCGCAGCATCCGGTTAAACTCGGCCTGTTCTATAGCCTTTTCCAGGGATAAAAGTTTTTTCTCGGACTCCCGGGCGGTTTCTTTATCATCCTCTTCTATAGCCAGTTCCAGGAGAACCTCGGTTTCTTCCAGGTCTTCCGCGCTGGCGCGCCACTCTCCGATCTCTGCCTGGATGGCGGCCCTTTCCTTGAGGATGGCGGCAGCCGTGGCCGAGTCCCCCCAGAAGTCGTTTTGGGCCATGATCTTATCCAGTTCCCGGAGCCGCTCTGTCTTATTGTCTAGATCAAAGATGACCTCGTAACTGTTCTAGTTTGGCCTTTAAGTCCGCGATCCTGCTTTTAAGTTCCATTGACATGATTAAGCCTCCATCCTGTGTAGAAAATTACCATTATACCGAGAATAAAGCAAATGACAGGGAAAAATTCCCCCCATTGATTGTAAACCGTCTTTTCAGAGACAAGGGCTATCTCCTCCTTTAAAAAGGCCGGTGTAAAGAGCGAGGTGGCCTGGGTGATTTCGCCGGTGGGCCGGACAAACATGCTGATGCCGGTGTTGGCAGCTCTGGCCAGGCTGATGCGGTTCTCCACGGCCCGAAAGACGGCCATGGACATATGCTGGTATGGGGCGCTGGAACGTCCAAACCAGGCGTCGTTGGTGATGTTTACCAGCAGGTTGGCCCCGTTGCGGACCTGCTGCCTGGCCAGTTCCGGGAAGATGCTCTCAAAGCAGATCAGGATACCTATGCGCATCCGGGCTGCGGTAAGGGGTTTTAGAGAGCAGCCGGGGGTAAAATCGCCTACGGAGGCCACCAGTTTTCCGGCAAAGGGTAAAAGCGACCGGGCCGGCACGTATTCACCAAAGGGCACCAGGCGGACCTTATCGTATCGATGTATGGCGCCTTCATTGGCTGACAGGAGATAGGCGCTATTGAGGTACAGGGGTTTCCCATCCTCTGCTTTGGCATAGGCTGGCGCGCCGAAAAGGAGGTTTGTTTTTAAATCGCCGGTAAGCCGCAGGATAGTATCACTCAGTGGGCCACCGTCCTGGAAATAGAATGGGGCCGCGGTCTCCGGCCATATGAGAATATCCGTGTCGAAACCCCTGGTAGCCTCCCGGCTCAGGCCGTCGTATATATTTATGGTTTCTCTCTGCCAGAGGGGGCTCCACTTAAGGTCCTGTTTTATGCTCCCCTGGACAACAGCGGCCCGAATCCTGGGAGAGGTCTTTATCTTTTTCTCGATGTCCTGTAATCGATAAAAGCCATAACCCCAGTAAACCAGGCTGATGGCCAGAAGGGCCGGTATGTATAATTTAAACGCCCTGGCCCGATTTTGTCCGGCCTGCCGGCTATGAACAAGGCAGGCCAGCGCGGCGTTTACCAGTACGATATAAAACGAGAGTCCATAATTCCCCAGGATGTCGCAGAGCTGGATAACGTACAGGTTGGTATATTGAGTATAGCTGATGTTTTCCCAGGGGAAGCCGGTAAGGAGTTTGGCCCGCAGATACTCTAAAGAGACCCACAGGACAGGCGCAGTAAAGATTATGTCCAGCCCGGCTTTTTTAGTAACAGCAATAAGGCAGGCAAAGGCTGCGGTGTAAAGGGAGAGGTAGATAACCAGGAGAAGGAGGATGGCCACACTGACAGTGACGGGGAGGTCACCATAATTATACATTACTCCGGCTACCCAGTAGAGGAGTCCGGAATAATGCACCAGGCCAAAGATGAGACCGGAGAGAAAGGCGCGTCTTGGGCTGCCGCCGTCTATAGCGATAAGAAGAGGGATAAGGGCAATCCAGGCCAGGGCCGCCGCGCCGATTTTGGGAAAGCTCAAGGTAAGGAGGAGGCCGGAAAGGACGGGTAATAAGAACTGTCTTGGAGAAAAAGAGGCATTTGAGATGGATATTGCCATACATTTATCCCTTAATTACGCTGTATATCCGTTCACCGTTATCAGTTTACCGTTGTCCGTAAGAAATCGTAAGAGTCGAGTCTATGCGACCCGAAAAGCGTTTTTTCGGTGAACGGCGAACGGTCAACGGTGAACGGTTACATTACGGGGAGTCGGCCATTTTTTCTTGTTCGCTGAGAAGGGTTCTGGTTATTTTGACCTTATCGATCTTGCGTTCATTTGCGGATTCGATCTCCATCCTTAAGGGGCCGAAAGAGATTTCTTCACCCGCGGCCGGTACGCGGCCGACAAGGTTTATTATGAAACCTCCCACTGATTGATATTTGCCCTCTGGAATCTCCACATCGAAGCGCTGTTCGATCTTCTCTATGTCTATTTTGGCATCTACTGATATGGTATTTTTGTCCACTTCCTCAAAGATCTTCTCAGATATGTCGTATTCATCCTGGATTTCACCCACGATCTCTTCCAGAATATCTTCTATGGTAAGGAGACCGGCGGTGGTGCCATATTCGTCTATAACAATAGCCATGTGGGATTTTTTGGCCTTAAATTCCTTTAATAACTCTTCAACCCGCCTGGTTTCCGGGATGAAGTAGGCCGGACGCAATATATCTTTCATGCCGGTTTCTTCCCCGGTTTTCTTCCAGAATTTCAAGATGTCCTTGGCATGGACGATTCCCACAATATGGTCAAAATCTCCTTCATAAACAGGGATACGCGTGTGTCCCTCTTCGATTATTATTCGGACGAGGGCATCCAGGGGAGTGTTAATCGGCAGGCAGAGCATATCGGTACGCGGGATCATTATGTCGAGGGCTGTCGTGTTTTTGAGCCTTAGAATCCGCTCAATCATTTTTCTTTCTTCTTCGCTGAACAGGCCCTGCTTTTTGCCGGCATCTACCAGGTGGCGGATATCCTTCAGGATATCTTCAATATCCCCGGGCTCTTCTCCTTTTTTGAAAAGGGTGAGCAGTTTGTCTAAAAAACCCTTATCCTCTTGATCCAAACCTGAAGATTCCCTCCCTTTTTACCGCTGAGTACGCAGAGCCAACAGAGAAAAACTTTAAACTGTTTGATATGTTATCTCGGCGTTCTCGGCGACCTCTGCGGTAATTTTGACTTCTTACAAAATCATCCATACTGAATTGATTAGAGATTAGGATTTCATTAATGCTTTCAGTGCCCGATATAGTTTAACAATTTATAAATAAGCTTGGCGGCCAGGAAGTCCGGGGCCACATTGCCCGGCTGAGGTAAAAGCTCGACGACGTCAAAGGCCAGAACATGCCTTTCCCGGGCAATATGCCGCAGAAAAAAGAGCAAATCATACCAGCCCAGGCCGCCCGGTTCAGGGGTGCCTACGGCCGGCATGATGGACGGGTCCAGGACATCAAGGTCTATAGTTATATAGACTTCGGGCAATAACCGGGTCAATAATTCCTGTAAGACCGCCTCTCGATCGGCCAGCACCGCGGGGGCATAAAATGGTTTAAGCCCGCTTTCCTTTATAAATACGGCCTCTTCACGGCTGAGAGATCGTATCCCCACCTGTTCAATGGGGTTATATTCCATGGCCCGGCGCATAACGCAGGCATGGCTAACAGGGGTGTTTTGATAGGAATTTCTCAGATCGGCATGGGCGTCGAATTGTAATATGGAAAAAGATGGCTTATAGTCAAAAGCGGCCTTTATGGCTCCCAGACTGACCGAGTGTTCGCCGCCAAGGACTACGACCGTTTTTCCCTGTTGCAGGAGTGGCAGGCAGGCCTCGCGGACAGCCTCTATCATGGCTTCGGGCGAGGAGGCGAGAGGTTCCAGCTCGCCTAATGTGGCAATGCCGGCCTCGCTTACGTCCTGGTCTGTTTCTTCGTCGTAAAGTTCTAAAAAACGGGAGGCGCTAATAATAGCCAGAGGCCCTTCGCGGGTGCCGCTCCGAAACGACGTGGTGCCGTCATAAGGGACCGGTACAATTACTGTTTTTGAGGATTCTAAGCGCGTTTTATCGTCTTGTAATCCGCCGAAATTGAAGCCGGTCATCTCCTTAGATGCTTATCTGCATCCTCTCGTCACGCATAAAGTTTTCTACCTTGCGGATGATTTTCGGGAACTCCAGGCCCCGTTCCAGATTCCTTATTTCTATCTTTTCAAGGCTAAACAATCTCTTGACATCTTCTATGGCCTTTTGTCCATTAAATTCCTTGCAGGAGAAGATATCCAGACTGAGATACCGTTTTTCCGGGAAGGTATGAATACTTATATGGCTTTCTGCAATGAGGACAAACCCCGAGATTCCCCAGTCCTCCGGCCTTACGCCGGAGTAACGGAATACATAGGGCGGCATTATCTTGGTCATCTCGATTTCTGCCGGATAGTTACTCAAAAAATCGTAGATATAATTTATGTCCGTCAACTTATCCTGGTCAGAACCATATCCGTCCACCATCAGATGTTGTCCAAAGCCAAATTCTATATTTTCCAATTTGCATTACCTCCCCTAAAAAGTAATGTGTCCCTGCAAGGACCAACCTAAAAGATGGGCGGTGAAACCACCCACAATATTTTTGCTATGCCCTTCCCGATATTTTCCACACGATGTACCTTGCTGGCCTTAAAGTAAAAACAATCACCCTTATGTAACGTATGTTTGGCCTTATCCAGGTGGAGCATTACGGTTCCTGATAATACGAAGCCGAATTCTTCTCCTTCGTGCGAAATTTCCTCCCAGGTTTTTTCCCCGGGCGAAAGAGTAACCAGCACCGGGTCCATCAGACGATTTTGGGCCCCCGGCACAAGGAGTTCCACCCTTAAAGTGTCGGTGGAATCAGATGTGATAACCCTGCTGGATTTGGGATAAAACTCCTTTTCTGGCGACGCCTCTTTAAAAAAATCAGCCAGCTCCTCTCCCAGTACGTCCAGAATGTCCTTCAACGTGGTGATCGACGGAGAGGTAAGGTCACGTTCTAATTGTGATATATATCCTTTAGTCAGGTAGGCGCGATTGGCCAGTTCCTCCAGAGTAAGATTGTTGGCCAAGCGTAGCCGCCTTAACTTTTCGCCTATTTTTAGACTCATACCCCCGGCATATTTGGTTTAATAAAAGTAAACTTAAAGTTTAATGCCATTTAATATTTCGGGGCTTTATAATATTCATTTGAGTCTTTGTCAAGAAAAAATATTTTACAGTTTTTTCGGGTTCAGGCGGGGCGGCTACCCCGATATATAACTATTTGTTTTTATTATCTATATAAGACATTAAGAGAGAAAGAAATTGACGGTTGCCGGGGGAATGGGTTATAAGTGCCAGACACCCGTCATTATGAGCGGGTTTCTTGTATTTTGAAACAGGCGTAGTTATAATTCCGGCTACATCGTATGCGGTAGCAGTGGTAATTGTTATTCGAATAATACAAAGATAGCCGTTCTTAAAAGCTCATGATTTTCCGCC
This Thermodesulfobacteriota bacterium DNA region includes the following protein-coding sequences:
- the prfB gene encoding peptide chain release factor 2 (programmed frameshift), whose amino-acid sequence is MSMELKSRIADLKAKLEQLRGHLDLDNKTERLRELDKIMAQNDFWGDSATAAAILKERAAIQAEIGEWRASAEDLEETEVLLELAIEEDDKETARESEKKLLSLEKAIEQAEFNRMLRGEHDRSNAIMSINSGAGGTEAQDWTQMLLRMYTMWTQSKGYQLTVIDILPGDEAGVKNVTLTVAGPYAYGYLKAEIGVHRLVRISPFDASGRRHTSFASVSVLPELDETIAVEINEADLRIDTYRASGAGGQHVNKTSSAVRITHIPTGIVVQCQNERSQHKNKATAMKILRARLYEREKAIQDKKKQEIHDGKKEIAWGNQIRSYILQPYRLIKDHRTNLEIGNIDAVLNGDLDPFISAFLLKGPQT
- the lnt gene encoding apolipoprotein N-acyltransferase translates to MAISISNASFSPRQFLLPVLSGLLLTLSFPKIGAAALAWIALIPLLIAIDGGSPRRAFLSGLIFGLVHYSGLLYWVAGVMYNYGDLPVTVSVAILLLLVIYLSLYTAAFACLIAVTKKAGLDIIFTAPVLWVSLEYLRAKLLTGFPWENISYTQYTNLYVIQLCDILGNYGLSFYIVLVNAALACLVHSRQAGQNRARAFKLYIPALLAISLVYWGYGFYRLQDIEKKIKTSPRIRAAVVQGSIKQDLKWSPLWQRETINIYDGLSREATRGFDTDILIWPETAAPFYFQDGGPLSDTILRLTGDLKTNLLFGAPAYAKAEDGKPLYLNSAYLLSANEGAIHRYDKVRLVPFGEYVPARSLLPFAGKLVASVGDFTPGCSLKPLTAARMRIGILICFESIFPELARQQVRNGANLLVNITNDAWFGRSSAPYQHMSMAVFRAVENRISLARAANTGISMFVRPTGEITQATSLFTPAFLKEEIALVSEKTVYNQWGEFFPVICFILGIMVIFYTGWRLNHVNGT
- a CDS encoding hemolysin family protein yields the protein MDQEDKGFLDKLLTLFKKGEEPGDIEDILKDIRHLVDAGKKQGLFSEEERKMIERILRLKNTTALDIMIPRTDMLCLPINTPLDALVRIIIEEGHTRIPVYEGDFDHIVGIVHAKDILKFWKKTGEETGMKDILRPAYFIPETRRVEELLKEFKAKKSHMAIVIDEYGTTAGLLTIEDILEEIVGEIQDEYDISEKIFEEVDKNTISVDAKIDIEKIEQRFDVEIPEGKYQSVGGFIINLVGRVPAAGEEISFGPLRMEIESANERKIDKVKITRTLLSEQEKMADSP
- the speB gene encoding agmatinase, with the translated sequence MTGFNFGGLQDDKTRLESSKTVIVPVPYDGTTSFRSGTREGPLAIISASRFLELYDEETDQDVSEAGIATLGELEPLASSPEAMIEAVREACLPLLQQGKTVVVLGGEHSVSLGAIKAAFDYKPSFSILQFDAHADLRNSYQNTPVSHACVMRRAMEYNPIEQVGIRSLSREEAVFIKESGLKPFYAPAVLADREAVLQELLTRLLPEVYITIDLDVLDPSIMPAVGTPEPGGLGWYDLLFFLRHIARERHVLAFDVVELLPQPGNVAPDFLAAKLIYKLLNYIGH
- the speD gene encoding adenosylmethionine decarboxylase produces the protein MENIEFGFGQHLMVDGYGSDQDKLTDINYIYDFLSNYPAEIEMTKIMPPYVFRYSGVRPEDWGISGFVLIAESHISIHTFPEKRYLSLDIFSCKEFNGQKAIEDVKRLFSLEKIEIRNLERGLEFPKIIRKVENFMRDERMQISI
- a CDS encoding cupin domain-containing protein, which produces MSLKIGEKLRRLRLANNLTLEELANRAYLTKGYISQLERDLTSPSITTLKDILDVLGEELADFFKEASPEKEFYPKSSRVITSDSTDTLRVELLVPGAQNRLMDPVLVTLSPGEKTWEEISHEGEEFGFVLSGTVMLHLDKAKHTLHKGDCFYFKASKVHRVENIGKGIAKILWVVSPPIF